One window from the genome of Choloepus didactylus isolate mChoDid1 chromosome 2, mChoDid1.pri, whole genome shotgun sequence encodes:
- the ACOT11 gene encoding acyl-coenzyme A thioesterase 11, with product MIQNVGNHLRRGFTSVFSGRISRKSGSRARAENADGAMADEGYRNPTEVQMSQLVLPCHTNQHGDLSIGQLLKWIDTTACLSAERHAGCPCVTASMDDIYFEHTISVGQVVNIKAKVNRAFNSSMEVGIQVTSEDLCSEKQWTVCKALATFVAHRELSKVKLKQTVPRTEEEKMEHSVAAERRRMRLVYTDTIKDLLANCVIQDDLESRDCSHMVPAEKTRVESVELVLPPHANHQGNTFGGQIMAWMENVATIAASRLCRAHPTLKAIEMFHFRGPSQVGDRLVLKAIVNNAFKNSMEVGVCVEAYRQEAETHRRHINSAFMTFVVLDAADQPRMLPWIRPQPGDGERRYREASARKKIRLDRKYIVSCKQTEVPLSVPWDPSNQMYLSYNNVSSLKMLVAKDNWVLSSEINQVRLYTLEDDKFLSFHVELVVHVDAAQAFLLLSDLPRRPEWDKHYRSVELVQQVDEDDAIYHVISPTLSGNNKPLDFVILASRRKPCDSGDPYVIALRSVTLPTHREMPEYSRGETLCSGFCLWRKGDQMTKVSYYNQATTGFLNYVTANVAGLSSEFYTTFKACEQFLLDNRNDLAPSLQTL from the exons ATGATCCAGAATGTTGGAAATCACCTGCGAAGG GGCTTCACCTCTGTGTTCTCGGGCCGCATATCCCGGAAGTCAGGCTCACGTGCTCGTGCGGAGAACGCGGACGGTGCCATGGCCGACGAGGGCTACCGGAACCCCACGGAGGTGCAGATGAGCCAGCTGGTGCTGCCCTGTCACACCAATCAGCATGGCGACCTGAGCATCGGGCAGCTGCTCAAGTGGATTGACACCACGGCCTGCCTGTCTG CGGAGAGGCACGCGGGCTGCCCCTGCGTCACAGCCTCCATGGACGATATCTATTTTGAGCACACCATTAG TGTTGGGCAAGTGGTGAACATCAAGGCCAAGGTGAACCGGGCCTTCAACTCCAGCATGGAG GTGGGCATCCAGGTCACCTCGGAAGACTTGTGCTCCGAGAAGCAATGGACCGTGTGCAAGGCCTTAGCCACCTTCGTGGCCCACCGGGAGCTCTCCAAG GTGAAGCTGAAGCAGACCGTGCCCCGGACGGAGGAGGAGAAGATGGAGCACAGTGTGGCAGCCGAGCGCAGGCGCATGCGGCTGGTCTACACGGACACCATCAAGGACCTCCTGGCCAACTGTGTCATTCAGGACG ACCTGGAGAGCAGAGACTGCAGCCACATGGTGCCAGCCGAGAAGACCCGCGTGGAGAGCGTGGAGCTGGTCCTGCCCCCCCACGCCAATCACCAGGGCAACACCTTCGGGGGCCAGATCATGGCCTGGATGGAGAATGTGGCCACCATTGCAGCCAG CCGGCTGTGCCGTGCCCACCCTACACTGAAGGCCATCGAGATGTTCCACTTCCGGGGCCCGTCCCAGGTCGGGGATCGCCTGGTGCTCAAGGCCATTGTGAACAACGCCTTCAAGAACAG CATGGAGGTGGGCGTGTGCGTGGAGGCCTACCGCCAGGAGGCCGAGACCCATCGGCGGCACATCAACAGCGCCTTCATGACCTTCGTGGTCCTGGACGCAGCTGACCAGCCCCGGATGCTACCCTGGATCCGGCCCCAGCCTGGG GATGGTGAGCGGCGGTACCGAGAGGCCAGTGCCAGGAAGAAGATCCGCCTGGACAG gaAGTACATTGTGTCCTGTAAGCAGACGGAGGTGCCCCTCTCTGTCCCCTGGGATCCTAGCAACCAG ATGTACCTGAGCTACAACAACGTCTCCTCCCTGAAGATGCTCGTGGCCAAGGACAACTGGGTGCTGTCCTCGGAGATCAATCAG GTACGGCTGTACACCCTGGAGGATGACAAGTTCCTGTCCTTCCACGTAGAGCTGGTGGTGCACGTGGATGCAGCTCAGGCCTTTCTCCTGCTGTCAGACCTGCCCCGGAGGCCCGAGTGGGACAAGCACTACCG GAGTGTGGAGCTAGTGCAGCAGGTGGATGAGGATGACGCCATCTACCACGTCATCAGCCCCACCCTTAGCGGCAACAACAAGCCCCTGGACTTTGTGATCCTGGCCTCGCGGCGGAAGCCTTGTGACAGTGG GGACCCCTATGTGATTGCCCTGAGGTCGGTCACACTGCCCACCCACCGCGAGATGCCCGAGTACAGCCGCGGGGAGACCCTCTGCTCCGGCTTCTGCCTGTGGCGCAAGGGGGACCAGATGACCAAG GTATCCTACTACAACCAGGCCACCACAGGCTTTCTCAACTACGTGACTGCCAACGTGGCCGGCCTCTCCTCTGAGTTCTACACCACCTTCAAAGCTTGCGAGCAGTTCCTCTTGGACAACCGGAACGATCTGGCCCCCAGCCTCCAGACCCTCTAG